The DNA region GCCGCTCGTACCGGCCCCGCCGCCGGTCGAACCGTACGACCACTGCCGACAGCGCGCTCCCCTCCCGCGACCTCCGCGTCAACGCCGTGTCCCCCCGCGGCAGAAACACCAGATGCCCGAGGTCGGCACAGTCGAGACACCGAGGCGTCCCCTCCTCCAGCACCAGCAACGAGAGAGGCCCGCCCCGGCACTCGGCACAGTGCCGCCGCTTGACCGGCTGGACGACGAGAAGCCCGGTGCGGGGAGGGGGAGTTGTCGTGGTCGTCATGGCTGGGTCATTCCCGCCCGGCGAGGCGGCCCGTCCAGGTCACGCCGAGAATCCGGTTCACGCCGAGAATCCGACGATCCGCTCGGGGACGACACGGACGATCACGCGGACCTGGTCGTCCTTCTCCGCGGGAGGGTCGATCCCGAGGTACTTGTGCGAGAGCTCGTGCGGGAGGCGTTTGCCCTCGTCGGGGAGGATCTCGGCGGTGCCGCGGATCTCCACCGAGGTGTAGGGGTTGGCGAGGTCGTAGACCGAGATGCTGATCCGGGGGTCGCGCCGGAGGTTGCGGATCTTCTGCCGGCCGTCGGTCGAGGAGAAGAGGACGGTGTCGCCCTCGCGTTTGAACCAGACCACCGAGTTCTGGGGAGCGCCACTGGGGCCGAGAGTGGCGACGCTGGCGAAGTTCTTGCCGTCGAGGAGTTCACGGACCGAGTCGTCGAAGGAGATCGTCATGCCGCCAGCCTAACTATATGCGCGTGCATATAAAAGCCTTTCGGGTGAGAATCGCGAGACGGAAGCCCTGCCCGGGTCAGCCGTTCCACGCCGGGTGGCGCGGGTCGTCCGCGCGCACCAGGACGTCGGCCGCATCGCCCGGCGCCGTCTCGCTCTCGTAGCGCTCGTACGCGGGAAGCGTCCAGTGCTCGATCTCGGGGGTACGCCGGCGCAGCGCGGCCGGTGAGAGGCGTACGTGGACGGTGAGGTCGAACGGGAACCAGTGGTGCAGCAGCAGTGGACCGTGCAGCAACAGCACGGCACCAGGCGGGAGTTGGACGTACGGGCTACGGGTTGCCCGGTCGGTGGCCGGGTCCCAGAGATCGGGCAGTACACGGCCGTCGCCGCCGGCTTCCAGCGGGCCGAAGACCTCGCGCCACAGGGCGCCGGTGTCGAACCAGCCGCCGTAGTACGCCTCGACGTCCTGGTGGCCGTACTCGAACCGGAGGGAGGCGGGCCGCAGGAAGTCCTCCGTGCCGACGACGAGTGCGGACCGGCCGCGCAGGCGCAGGGCCTCGGCGACGAGTTCGGCGAGATCACCGGGCCGGGCGGCGGGAGCCCCGTCGAAGGCGATACGCGGCCAGGGGCTGCCGTCGGCCGGCTTCAGATCGAGCAGGCGCTCGGCGAGGAGGTCGCCGAGCCGGTCCCAGGTGATCGCTTCGAGTCGCACCCTGCCCATGATGCCGCGCGGGTGAACGGGAGCGGCGGGCCGGGATGTCGGACCGGAGCCGCGAACTTCCGGGTGCGTATCTCCCCGTACCCGGCGAGAATGTAGGGCGCCGGGACTAGCGGTGCCTCCCCGCGCCGCGCCGGCCGTCCGGCACCGGGAGGTACTACATGACCACCGCCGGAGACATCATGCACCGCGGCGCCCAGTGGATCCCCGCTCACGAGACGCTGGACCGTGCCGCCCAGCTGATGCGTGAGCTCAATGTGGGCGCGCTGCCCATCAGTGACGAGAACGAACGGCTCTGCGGCATCCTCACGGACCGGGACATCGTGATCGGCTGCGTGGCCATGGGCCATGACCCGGCACGCATCACCGCGGGGAGATGGCCAAGGGCACGCCGCGCTGGATCGACGCGGGCGCCGACGTGAGCGACGTACTCGGCGAGATGCAGGGGCACCAGATCCGCCGCCTTCCTGTGATCGAGAACAAGCGCCTGGTCGGGATGATCAGCGAGGCCGACCTGGCCGCGCACCTGACGGACGAACAACTCGCGGGCTGGGCCGAGAGCGTCTACGCGAAGAGCGCGGCACGCTGACCCCGAGGTCCCCACGGCACGACCGGGACACGCGCTCGTCCGGCCACGCGCGCCGGACGAGCGGTGTCACAGCCAGCCGTTGCGCTTGAACCCCCTGTAGAGCGTGAAGCACGCGATGGCGATCACGCCGACGGCCAGGCCGTAGCCGAACTTCCAGTGCAGCTCCGGCATGTAGTCGAAGTTCATGCCGTAGACCCCGCAGACCATCGTCGGCACGGCGATCAGCGCCGCCCATGCCGTGATCTTCCGCATGTCCTCGTTCTGCGCGACGCTGACCTGGGCGAGATGCGCCTGCAGAATCGAGTTGAGCAGTTCGTCGAACGCGGCTATCTGCTCGGCGGCCCGCAGCTGGTGGTCGGAGACGTCTCGGAAGTACGTCTGTATCTCCGGGTCGATCACCCGGATCGGCCGGGTGGCGAGATCCATGATGGGACGGCCCAGCGGGACCACCGCCCGCTTCAGCTCAAGGAGTTCACGCTTGAGCTGGTAGATGCGCCCGGGGTCGGCCCGCGCGCCGTTCGCGGCGAACACGTCCGTCTCGACCTGGTCGATGTCCTCCTGCACCGAGTCCGTGACGTGCAGATAGTCGTCCACCACATGGTCCGCGATCGCGTGCAGCACCGCGGCCGGGCCCTTGGCGAGCTGCTCGGGGCGGGCCTCCAGCTCCTCGCGCAGCGGGCCGAGTGAACCGTGCCTGCCGTGTCGCACGGTGACCACGAAGTCCTGGCCGACGAACACCATGATCTCGCCGGTGTTCACCACCTCGCTGGTCGCGGTCAGTTCGGTGTGATCGAC from Streptomyces sp. NBC_00258 includes:
- a CDS encoding uridine kinase, which codes for MGRVRLEAITWDRLGDLLAERLLDLKPADGSPWPRIAFDGAPAARPGDLAELVAEALRLRGRSALVVGTEDFLRPASLRFEYGHQDVEAYYGGWFDTGALWREVFGPLEAGGDGRVLPDLWDPATDRATRSPYVQLPPGAVLLLHGPLLLHHWFPFDLTVHVRLSPAALRRRTPEIEHWTLPAYERYESETAPGDAADVLVRADDPRHPAWNG
- a CDS encoding magnesium and cobalt transport protein CorA; translation: MSMAGNLRKVTGLSKVGGLRRVARLTRRRARVDLSHPARSPLGTAVVNCVAYEEGSRVPAGRDLVETVQRVRKADGGFVWLGLHEPTEVEFAGIAELFDLHPLAVEDAVDAHQRPKLERYGDTLFAVFKTVCYVDHTELTATSEVVNTGEIMVFVGQDFVVTVRHGRHGSLGPLREELEARPEQLAKGPAAVLHAIADHVVDDYLHVTDSVQEDIDQVETDVFAANGARADPGRIYQLKRELLELKRAVVPLGRPIMDLATRPIRVIDPEIQTYFRDVSDHQLRAAEQIAAFDELLNSILQAHLAQVSVAQNEDMRKITAWAALIAVPTMVCGVYGMNFDYMPELHWKFGYGLAVGVIAIACFTLYRGFKRNGWL
- a CDS encoding PPOX class F420-dependent oxidoreductase; this encodes MTISFDDSVRELLDGKNFASVATLGPSGAPQNSVVWFKREGDTVLFSSTDGRQKIRNLRRDPRISISVYDLANPYTSVEIRGTAEILPDEGKRLPHELSHKYLGIDPPAEKDDQVRVIVRVVPERIVGFSA